Within Candidatus Zixiibacteriota bacterium, the genomic segment TCACCAGCGGTCGGGTCGCCCGTGAATTCGAGCAGAAGGTAGCGGATTATGTCGGCTCGAAATATGCGGTGGCCGTCAACTCCTGCACAGCCGGACTTCACCTGGCCCTGAAAGCACTCGCTGTCGGCAAAGGCGATGAGGTCATTACAACTCCGTTCACATTTGCCGCTTCCGTTGAAGCGATTCTGCATGCGGGGGCAAAGCCTGTGTTTATAGATATTGAGCCTGACACGCTCAATCTCGATGCTTCTCAACTCGAAGCAAAGCTGAACTCAAAAACCAGGGCGATCATGCCGGTCCATATTGCCGGGTTACCGTGCGATATGAGCGCGATCAAACGCATAGCAAAAAAGCATGATCTCAGGATCGTCCATGACGCCGCCCATGCTTTGGGTGCTTCGTACGGCAAAAAGAAAATCGGCGCTATCCCGGATATATCGTGCTTCTCATTTTACGCGACCAAGAACTTAACCACCGGTGAAGGCGGTATGGTTACCACGGACAATCGCGAAGTGGCTGAAAAAATCAGGGTACTTAGTTTGCACGGTATGGATAAGAAAGCCTGGCGCAGGTATCTCGATTGCGGGAGCTGGTATTACGAAGTCGTCGAACTCGGTTACAAGTACAACCTGGCTGATATTAATGCCGCCCTGGGACTGGCCATGATGAAGCGTTTTGAGAAGCTCCAGAAAAAACGTAGCGAGGTTGCTGAGTGTTACAACCGGGCTATTTCAGAAATCGACGGGATAAAACTGCCGGAAATGAAAAAGGGCCGGGCTCAC encodes:
- a CDS encoding aminotransferase class I/II-fold pyridoxal phosphate-dependent enzyme, yielding MAVRGVPFYRMKFTKSELSAVEKVLKSGWLTSGRVAREFEQKVADYVGSKYAVAVNSCTAGLHLALKALAVGKGDEVITTPFTFAASVEAILHAGAKPVFIDIEPDTLNLDASQLEAKLNSKTRAIMPVHIAGLPCDMSAIKRIAKKHDLRIVHDAAHALGASYGKKKIGAIPDISCFSFYATKNLTTGEGGMVTTDNREVAEKIRVLSLHGMDKKAWRRYLDCGSWYYEVVELGYKYNLADINAALGLAMMKRFEKLQKKRSEVAECYNRAISEIDGIKLPEMKKGRAHAWHLYIIQLMPNRLSLDRDRFIQELTDRNIGTSVHFIPLFKHPYYKGKFGLRAEHFPKSEQAYKRIISLPFYPDLTKPEINYVVRAMSEIVKRYKKL